In a genomic window of Spirosoma agri:
- a CDS encoding ABC transporter permease/M1 family aminopeptidase has protein sequence MFTEIFRFELAYRLKRPATYLYALILFLFTFLFVIYGSGPVSEKTNVNSPYAISQFVVVLTIFGMLIASAIMGVPVYRDIEHNTKNYFFSFPITERGYILGRFFGSFVVLLGIMVVGMLGIIIGSLLGPVFNLADNTERFGPIRFRDYAYPFLLFVVPNMFLVGSIFFGLVAFSRQVFTTYAGSILLFIGYLLGSTLSQDLDNKHLVNLLDPFGSYAYDTATKYWSPVEQNALLVPLEGDMLTNRLIWTGIGLLIFLLTVVRFSFPRFLAVKLGRKEKADVDTIAAPSLASLPTPKPVFRTGAYVRQMFRQGWLEFGNVVRDPYFIAILLGAALFLFIDGWFGSQTYGTPSLPTTFSMLEARNGNFFLFVLIVLIFYTGEVVHRDKVVHYDTIADALPVPDWMTYGSKLLSMTYVCLLLCTLIIVSGVINQTVKGYFNYEFSLYVRDVYGIAFTQYFQLVMLAFFVHTMVNQKFVGHIATLAVYIAIWAVPLFAEFNYRLALPFSGGGIQLSDMNGFGHYLSGLASFRLYWYAFGGLLLVLALWFWNRGADTSFKSRWQLARQRMGRASMSVFALLLVAFVSMGAWIYTNVSVKNRYRSADERREQQASFEKTYQKYRYVLQPKITSAKVNVDVFPDDFKATATGAFVIVNKGDQPIDSLHLTMPADNFHRELTTLLIDGKKPGLVLTDNVLGYFIYRLPKRLNPGDSARMDMAVTGQYVGFSNGGDSRDVVSNGTFFNVGIFPGFGYSEELELSSDKYRKKYGLPIKQWTLPAQNDPRGLRDFLFTDDADWVTFEGTISTTPGQTAIMPGQLLKTWTQNGPDGKPRTYFTYKLPGFSDYFFSMCSAKYGVKRDTWTGPDGQKVALEIYHHPTHDRNLDRFVASMKASLSYYTKNYAPYTYPVLRVLEFPRYSSFAQSFPTTVPYSEEFGWLGDFRDPNKTDYAFYVTAHEIAHQWWGHQIMPSRTRGANQISETMAEYSALMVLKQRYGADAMPKFLKYSLDQYLGGRANEDKFEANMLDNDTRAYVWYQKGSMLMYALQDYIGEDRVNKAMNDYMKAARFRQKAPFTTSLEWYGFLKAATPDSLKPWLTDNFEKFTLYDNRITKAEAKAVGNGQYRVKLYVRTATEYYDKTGKEIAKGKGPVIADIAVLTDDGKNKDGLTTKVPLLMQKRSLTPGEHVIEVTVKGKPVKAGIDPYNKLIDRVSDDNLVKVDIQ, from the coding sequence ATGTTTACCGAAATCTTTCGCTTCGAACTGGCTTACCGGCTGAAGCGCCCGGCCACGTATCTCTACGCCCTGATTCTATTCTTATTTACGTTTCTCTTTGTCATCTATGGCAGTGGTCCGGTCTCGGAGAAAACGAACGTCAACTCGCCTTACGCCATCAGTCAGTTTGTGGTGGTGCTAACCATTTTCGGAATGCTGATCGCGTCGGCCATTATGGGAGTGCCCGTCTACCGCGACATCGAACATAATACGAAAAATTACTTTTTCAGCTTTCCCATTACCGAACGGGGTTACATACTGGGCCGGTTCTTCGGGTCGTTCGTTGTGTTGCTCGGCATTATGGTCGTTGGTATGCTGGGTATCATCATCGGTTCGTTGCTGGGACCGGTCTTCAATCTGGCCGACAACACCGAACGGTTTGGGCCAATCCGGTTTCGTGATTATGCCTATCCATTTCTGTTGTTCGTCGTGCCGAACATGTTTCTGGTCGGTAGTATTTTCTTCGGGCTGGTCGCCTTCTCGCGGCAGGTATTCACAACTTACGCCGGTAGTATTCTGCTATTTATCGGCTACCTACTAGGATCGACTTTATCGCAGGATCTCGACAATAAGCACCTGGTCAACTTGCTTGATCCGTTCGGAAGCTATGCCTACGATACCGCTACCAAATACTGGTCGCCGGTAGAGCAAAATGCGTTGTTAGTCCCGCTGGAAGGCGATATGCTGACCAATCGGCTCATCTGGACAGGTATAGGGCTGCTGATATTTCTGCTAACAGTCGTTCGGTTCAGTTTCCCGCGCTTTTTGGCCGTCAAACTCGGACGCAAGGAAAAAGCCGATGTTGACACGATAGCCGCACCATCGCTGGCGAGTTTGCCAACGCCGAAACCCGTTTTTCGGACGGGGGCTTACGTCCGGCAGATGTTTCGGCAAGGCTGGCTAGAGTTCGGCAACGTCGTTCGGGACCCGTATTTCATCGCTATTCTGCTCGGAGCCGCTCTGTTCCTGTTTATTGACGGCTGGTTTGGCTCGCAGACATACGGTACGCCGTCGCTGCCAACGACGTTCTCGATGCTGGAAGCCCGCAACGGCAACTTTTTTCTGTTCGTCCTGATCGTTCTGATTTTCTACACCGGCGAAGTAGTTCACCGCGATAAAGTAGTGCATTACGATACTATTGCCGATGCGCTGCCGGTGCCCGACTGGATGACTTACGGGTCCAAACTCCTGTCGATGACCTACGTGTGCCTGCTGCTCTGCACGCTTATTATCGTGTCGGGTGTGATCAACCAGACCGTCAAAGGGTATTTCAACTACGAGTTTTCGCTCTATGTCCGGGATGTATACGGCATCGCGTTCACGCAGTATTTTCAGCTGGTGATGCTGGCATTTTTCGTCCACACGATGGTCAACCAGAAATTCGTGGGGCACATCGCTACGCTGGCCGTTTACATCGCTATCTGGGCCGTACCCTTGTTTGCCGAGTTCAATTACCGGTTGGCGTTACCCTTTTCGGGAGGTGGTATTCAGCTGTCTGACATGAACGGGTTTGGGCATTACCTGTCCGGGCTGGCTTCGTTCCGGTTATACTGGTATGCGTTCGGTGGGTTGCTGCTGGTGCTGGCGTTGTGGTTCTGGAACCGGGGTGCTGATACGAGTTTTAAATCGCGGTGGCAACTGGCCCGGCAACGCATGGGTCGCGCTTCGATGAGTGTGTTTGCCCTATTGCTGGTTGCTTTTGTGAGTATGGGGGCCTGGATTTATACGAACGTCAGCGTTAAAAACCGCTATCGATCCGCCGACGAACGACGCGAGCAACAAGCTTCGTTCGAGAAAACGTACCAAAAATACCGCTATGTGCTGCAACCGAAAATCACGAGTGCCAAGGTCAATGTAGATGTGTTTCCCGATGATTTTAAAGCCACCGCTACCGGCGCATTTGTGATCGTGAACAAAGGTGATCAACCCATCGATTCGCTGCACCTGACCATGCCGGCTGACAATTTCCACCGTGAACTGACTACGTTGCTGATCGACGGGAAAAAACCGGGTCTGGTGCTTACGGATAACGTCCTGGGCTATTTCATTTACCGGCTACCCAAACGCCTGAATCCCGGCGATTCGGCTCGGATGGACATGGCGGTTACGGGACAATATGTCGGGTTTAGCAATGGCGGTGATAGTCGCGATGTGGTTTCCAATGGCACGTTCTTTAACGTGGGCATCTTTCCCGGTTTCGGGTACAGCGAGGAACTGGAATTGTCGAGCGATAAATACCGGAAGAAGTACGGCCTGCCCATCAAACAATGGACACTCCCAGCCCAAAACGATCCGCGTGGCCTGCGCGATTTCCTGTTTACCGACGATGCCGACTGGGTTACGTTCGAAGGGACCATTTCAACTACGCCCGGTCAGACGGCCATCATGCCGGGACAATTGTTGAAAACCTGGACCCAGAACGGGCCGGACGGAAAACCCCGGACCTACTTTACGTATAAACTACCTGGCTTTTCGGACTATTTCTTCAGCATGTGCTCTGCCAAATACGGTGTCAAACGTGATACGTGGACCGGACCAGACGGGCAAAAAGTAGCGCTGGAGATCTATCATCACCCGACGCACGACCGCAACCTCGACCGGTTTGTGGCCAGTATGAAAGCTTCGCTGAGCTATTACACAAAAAACTACGCACCGTATACCTATCCCGTGTTGCGGGTACTTGAGTTTCCACGCTATTCTTCGTTCGCGCAGTCGTTCCCCACAACAGTCCCTTACTCGGAAGAATTTGGCTGGCTAGGCGATTTTCGCGATCCGAACAAGACCGATTATGCTTTCTACGTAACGGCTCACGAGATTGCGCACCAGTGGTGGGGGCATCAGATCATGCCCAGCCGAACGCGCGGAGCGAACCAGATCTCGGAAACGATGGCCGAATATTCGGCCTTGATGGTGCTTAAACAGCGGTACGGTGCCGATGCCATGCCGAAATTTTTGAAGTACAGTCTGGATCAGTATTTAGGCGGACGGGCCAATGAGGATAAGTTTGAGGCCAACATGCTCGATAACGACACGCGTGCGTATGTCTGGTATCAGAAAGGCTCGATGCTGATGTACGCCTTGCAGGATTATATCGGTGAAGACCGGGTCAACAAGGCCATGAACGACTACATGAAGGCGGCTCGTTTTCGGCAAAAAGCCCCGTTCACCACGTCGCTGGAATGGTACGGTTTCCTCAAAGCGGCCACGCCCGATTCACTGAAACCCTGGCTAACCGACAACTTTGAAAAATTCACGCTCTACGATAACCGCATCACCAAAGCCGAAGCGAAGGCCGTGGGGAATGGGCAATATCGCGTAAAATTGTATGTCCGAACCGCAACCGAATATTACGACAAAACCGGTAAGGAAATTGCCAAAGGTAAAGGCCCGGTCATCGCGGATATTGCCGTATTGACCGATGATGGTAAAAACAAGGATGGCTTGACGACCAAAGTGCCGTTGCTGATGCAGAAACGAAGTCTAACGCCCGGCGAACACGTCATTGAGGTAACGGTGAAGGGTAAGCCGGTCAAAGCGGGTATCGATCCGTATAACAAACTGATCGACCGCGTTTCGGATGATAATCTGGTGAAAGTAGACATTCAATAA
- a CDS encoding c-type cytochrome, with translation MKRQLIKTRLIFSRKVAYGFAGLIVLGAGLLALTPPIYWRPPADSRLPAGALGKEIRYGRELIAHTAKYLGPAGSVKHLSNGMNCQNCHLEAGTKVLGNNYAAVFSTYPKFRERSGSTETIVKRVSDCFERSLGGTAPDSTSREMKAIVAYMRWLGSDVPQGQRPDGVGLTKLAFLDRAADSTKGQLVYAEKCQVCHGAKGEGMKTPGSSEYVYPPMWGPHSYNDGAGLYRLSNFAGYVKNNMPFGASYASPQLTDEEAWDVAAFINAMPRPHKNQGNDWPRIASKPIDFPFGPYADPFSEHQHKFGPFQPIADARKVK, from the coding sequence ATGAAGCGACAACTTATCAAAACGCGTTTGATTTTCTCCCGGAAGGTGGCTTACGGATTCGCTGGTCTGATCGTACTGGGAGCCGGGTTGCTCGCGCTGACACCACCCATCTACTGGCGTCCCCCCGCCGACAGTCGACTACCGGCGGGGGCGCTGGGCAAGGAAATCCGGTATGGCCGCGAGTTGATTGCGCACACTGCCAAATACCTTGGACCAGCGGGGTCGGTTAAGCACCTGTCGAACGGGATGAACTGTCAGAATTGCCACCTCGAAGCCGGAACAAAAGTACTGGGAAACAATTACGCTGCCGTTTTTTCGACCTATCCGAAGTTTCGTGAACGCTCCGGTTCGACCGAAACGATCGTGAAACGCGTATCCGACTGCTTCGAGCGTAGTCTGGGCGGTACGGCCCCCGATAGCACGAGTCGCGAGATGAAAGCGATCGTGGCCTATATGCGCTGGCTGGGTTCCGATGTGCCGCAGGGGCAGCGACCCGATGGCGTGGGATTGACCAAACTGGCCTTTTTGGATCGGGCGGCTGATTCGACGAAAGGCCAGTTGGTGTACGCCGAGAAATGTCAGGTTTGTCACGGGGCCAAAGGGGAAGGTATGAAAACGCCCGGTTCGTCAGAGTACGTTTACCCTCCAATGTGGGGACCGCATAGTTACAACGATGGGGCCGGGTTATACCGGTTGTCGAACTTTGCAGGTTACGTCAAAAACAATATGCCATTCGGAGCCAGTTATGCGAGTCCGCAACTGACCGATGAAGAAGCCTGGGATGTAGCCGCCTTCATCAACGCCATGCCAAGACCCCATAAAAACCAGGGAAATGACTGGCCCAGAATCGCCAGTAAGCCTATTGACTTCCCCTTCGGACCTTACGCCGATCCGTTCAGTGAACATCAACATAAATTTGGACCATTTCAGCCGATTGCTGATGCGCGAAAAGTAAAGTAG
- a CDS encoding DsrE family protein: MKKIACLFVLVFLGAMLPIMAQPIDPSAFHGAEATKPRYRAVYQLNTGDTSVIRHALANIQNSLNDPRLKGKLDMELVVYSGAFVAYQKGKGYFEKELQSLQKQGVILAMCENTMKMRKLSRDEMYPFISYVPTANGELIIRQQDGWAIIRP, encoded by the coding sequence ATGAAAAAAATTGCCTGTCTATTCGTTCTGGTGTTCTTAGGCGCGATGCTGCCAATCATGGCTCAACCAATCGACCCAAGCGCGTTTCATGGTGCCGAAGCTACCAAGCCGCGCTATCGGGCTGTTTATCAGCTCAACACGGGCGATACCTCCGTTATCCGGCATGCGCTGGCTAATATTCAGAATTCGCTGAATGATCCACGGTTGAAAGGTAAACTGGATATGGAATTGGTGGTGTATAGTGGTGCGTTCGTCGCCTATCAAAAAGGCAAAGGCTACTTTGAGAAAGAACTTCAAAGCCTTCAGAAACAAGGTGTTATTCTGGCCATGTGCGAAAACACCATGAAGATGCGGAAGCTCAGCCGCGACGAGATGTACCCGTTCATCAGCTACGTACCCACCGCCAATGGTGAACTCATCATCCGCCAGCAGGATGGCTGGGCCATCATTCGTCCGTAA
- a CDS encoding LysR family transcriptional regulator, with the protein MLDFRLNVFYTVAKRLSFTKAAAELYVTQPAVTKHIQELEHHFGTALFDRRGNQISLTTAGSLLLRHAETIVATYRQLAFDMNALKGQPGGTLRLGASTTVAQYVIPPVLARFHEHSADITISLLSGNTEQIEQKLLHNDVELGLVEGRTHHSDIRYTPFVKDELVLVCRADHPLADRDEITLDELKSVPILLRERGSGSLEVIEHALRGVGLRLTDLTIEMQLGSTESIKSYLGSSRCMAFVSIFAVQDKVRAGLLKVLDVQGLAIHREFYSIQLQGVTEGLADTFMRFARQYYTKN; encoded by the coding sequence ATGCTCGATTTTCGCCTGAATGTTTTTTACACGGTTGCCAAGCGGCTTAGTTTTACGAAAGCAGCCGCTGAACTGTATGTGACGCAACCCGCCGTTACCAAGCACATTCAGGAACTTGAACACCATTTCGGAACCGCTCTTTTCGATCGGCGAGGTAATCAGATCAGTTTGACCACGGCCGGAAGTCTGTTGCTGCGTCATGCCGAAACGATTGTGGCAACCTACCGCCAGTTGGCGTTCGATATGAACGCGCTCAAAGGTCAGCCGGGTGGAACGCTACGGCTGGGCGCCAGTACCACCGTTGCTCAATATGTCATTCCGCCGGTGCTGGCCCGCTTTCACGAACATTCTGCCGATATTACGATATCGCTCCTGAGTGGGAACACCGAACAGATCGAGCAGAAGTTGCTTCACAATGACGTTGAGCTGGGGCTGGTTGAGGGACGAACGCACCACAGTGACATTCGCTATACGCCCTTCGTGAAGGATGAACTGGTGCTTGTTTGCCGGGCTGATCACCCCTTGGCCGACCGGGATGAGATTACGCTGGATGAGTTGAAGTCAGTACCGATCCTGCTGCGTGAGCGGGGTTCGGGCTCATTGGAAGTTATCGAGCATGCGCTCAGAGGGGTGGGCCTGCGGCTTACGGACTTGACCATCGAGATGCAACTAGGAAGTACCGAAAGCATTAAATCGTATTTGGGTAGCTCGCGGTGCATGGCCTTTGTGTCGATTTTTGCCGTGCAGGATAAAGTACGGGCTGGCTTATTGAAAGTGCTCGATGTGCAAGGGCTTGCCATACATCGTGAGTTTTACTCCATTCAGCTACAGGGCGTTACGGAAGGACTGGCGGACACGTTCATGCGCTTTGCCCGGCAATACTACACCAAAAACTAG
- a CDS encoding DUF6044 family protein yields the protein MSPRSNQFSNASPSSSERSYLLLAIGLLVLYVFPYVWLGEGAYLTIHDNLDSDFLYLYLLKITGTAFDFDLNTIIPNAMSGGPFTGIPRSAFRTGINLEVLSFWLLPPYAAQVVNFAAVHGIGFLGMYLLAKKYLLLAPKWAFTRVAIAFLFALVPCYTVHGASVSGQPLLLFAFLNLLHHKSRWTDWLIVLFFPFYSFFVWAGLFICIALGVIGVIGMINKRSLSWPYVLGLLLLSIVYLASEWELIYAFVHQTYVSERVEFDFSQLRSMKVLDSLRRSADLFVWPMFNTGAFLTVGILTVAGVGAWRAYQRSDRRAVWWLVGLPVVAGVFCLIHGFYHYLVVWLGDSSLGMKFRVFQFDRFYFLLPTLWFCLFALALYQFRANSRWNRLVLAGQFVLMIVANKEWCINVGKMTGFVTEAQYPSFRAFFAEKQFAQIRAYIARPQADYRVICLGMHPSVAQFNGFYTLDSYQNNYPLPYKHAFRKIIATELEKGTRQMRVYYDAYACRVYLYTAELGMNYLFGKTQNESVSHLQINTNALKALNGEYVVSAVPIRNAAANQLRLEKVFDEPESYWRIWLYRVQ from the coding sequence ATGTCTCCTCGCTCAAATCAGTTCAGTAACGCATCGCCTTCTTCATCAGAACGATCCTATCTGCTCCTGGCCATCGGTTTATTGGTGTTGTATGTTTTTCCGTATGTATGGCTCGGTGAAGGCGCTTATTTAACGATTCATGACAATCTGGACAGCGATTTTCTGTATCTGTACCTGCTGAAAATTACGGGTACAGCCTTTGACTTCGACCTCAACACGATCATTCCCAACGCCATGAGCGGAGGACCGTTTACCGGCATTCCGCGCTCGGCATTCCGGACGGGAATTAACCTCGAAGTACTGTCCTTCTGGCTATTACCACCCTATGCAGCGCAGGTTGTTAATTTTGCCGCCGTGCATGGGATTGGTTTTCTGGGCATGTACTTACTGGCAAAAAAATACCTGTTACTAGCCCCGAAGTGGGCGTTTACACGGGTCGCCATTGCGTTTTTGTTCGCGCTCGTGCCTTGTTACACCGTGCACGGGGCATCCGTCAGTGGACAACCTTTGCTCCTGTTCGCCTTTCTGAATCTGCTCCATCACAAAAGCCGCTGGACCGACTGGCTGATCGTTCTTTTTTTTCCCTTTTACTCGTTTTTTGTCTGGGCTGGCCTGTTCATTTGCATCGCGCTGGGCGTAATCGGGGTAATTGGCATGATCAATAAGCGCTCGCTCAGCTGGCCTTATGTTCTCGGATTACTACTGCTCTCGATCGTCTATCTGGCCAGTGAATGGGAGTTAATTTACGCCTTCGTTCACCAGACTTACGTATCCGAACGGGTCGAATTCGACTTTTCGCAACTGCGCTCCATGAAGGTGCTGGACAGTCTGCGCCGAAGTGCCGATTTGTTCGTCTGGCCCATGTTCAACACGGGTGCTTTTCTGACCGTTGGCATACTGACAGTGGCAGGCGTTGGCGCGTGGCGGGCCTATCAGCGCAGCGATCGCCGGGCCGTCTGGTGGTTGGTGGGCCTACCCGTTGTGGCGGGTGTTTTCTGCCTGATCCACGGTTTTTATCACTACCTCGTTGTCTGGCTTGGCGACAGTTCGCTGGGTATGAAGTTCAGGGTCTTTCAATTTGACCGTTTTTATTTTCTGCTGCCAACGCTGTGGTTCTGCCTGTTTGCCCTGGCTCTTTATCAGTTTCGGGCCAATAGTCGCTGGAATCGCTTAGTTCTGGCTGGTCAGTTCGTGCTGATGATCGTGGCGAATAAGGAATGGTGCATCAACGTAGGCAAAATGACGGGGTTCGTCACGGAAGCGCAATATCCTTCCTTTCGCGCTTTTTTTGCCGAAAAACAATTCGCCCAGATTCGCGCCTACATTGCTCGTCCGCAGGCCGATTATCGGGTTATCTGCCTGGGTATGCATCCATCGGTTGCCCAGTTCAATGGCTTTTACACGCTGGACAGCTATCAGAATAATTATCCGCTTCCGTATAAACACGCCTTCCGCAAGATCATCGCGACGGAACTGGAAAAAGGCACCCGGCAAATGCGGGTTTATTACGATGCGTACGCCTGCCGGGTTTACCTCTACACGGCAGAATTGGGCATGAATTACTTATTCGGCAAGACACAGAACGAATCGGTTAGCCACCTCCAGATCAACACGAATGCGCTGAAAGCCCTGAATGGCGAATACGTGGTATCCGCCGTTCCGATTCGTAACGCAGCAGCCAATCAACTGCGCCTGGAGAAAGTGTTTGACGAACCGGAGAGCTATTGGCGCATCTGGCTATATCGGGTACAGTAG
- a CDS encoding M28 family peptidase, with the protein MQPLPFIVVVAGLTLTTASMQAQTRPTKPVAARSKTPTTATLPEFSMSRMEVESHTRFLASDELMGRRTGEAGNRAAARYIAEQFRQLGLKTPPGQTDYLQPIELERTKAATNATLLVGKDTLKLGKELVVMAGEPTTLTGDVIYVGYGLTDGDDGYKGRDVKGRIVVVQGGSPEAKGPGEIFRASAEKRKLAASKGAAALIELYSESIPWGFVNQYFSREQIGIPVTSATSTPVTHVWINNANNQYKQLKEAGQAVTLRTSGRPHTSVPSANVAGIIEGTDPKLKDEYVILSAHFDHVGVGKQGGSAYQPSDSIFNGARDNAFGTVSILEAAKALSQQRPKRSILVLALTGEEVGLLGSRYYAEHPLVPLKQTVFDLNTDGAGYNDTTIVSVIGLERTGAKAEIETAAKAFGLGVFAEPAPEQGLFDRSDNVSFAVKGIPAPTFSPGFKTFDEAIGKYYHQAIDNPESLDFNYVYKFCQAFTYAARLIADRPMRPHWSAGDKYEAAGKALYGQ; encoded by the coding sequence ATGCAACCGCTTCCTTTTATCGTTGTTGTGGCCGGACTCACGCTGACCACGGCATCAATGCAGGCGCAGACCCGCCCCACTAAACCGGTGGCCGCACGGTCTAAAACGCCGACGACGGCTACACTTCCTGAATTTTCCATGTCGCGGATGGAGGTTGAAAGCCATACCCGCTTTTTAGCGTCCGACGAACTCATGGGCCGTCGCACGGGCGAAGCGGGCAATCGGGCAGCCGCTCGGTATATCGCAGAACAATTCCGGCAACTTGGCTTGAAAACGCCCCCCGGGCAGACCGATTATTTACAACCGATCGAGCTGGAACGAACCAAAGCGGCTACCAATGCGACGCTGCTGGTGGGTAAGGATACGCTTAAGCTTGGGAAGGAACTAGTCGTTATGGCGGGTGAGCCCACTACGCTTACGGGCGACGTTATCTACGTTGGGTATGGCCTGACCGACGGTGACGATGGCTACAAAGGGCGCGATGTAAAAGGTCGGATCGTTGTTGTGCAGGGTGGTTCGCCAGAGGCAAAAGGTCCGGGAGAAATCTTTCGTGCGTCGGCGGAAAAACGCAAACTGGCCGCTTCAAAAGGAGCCGCTGCCCTGATTGAACTCTACAGCGAATCCATTCCGTGGGGTTTTGTTAATCAGTACTTTAGCCGCGAGCAGATTGGTATTCCGGTGACCAGTGCGACGAGTACACCCGTGACGCACGTGTGGATCAATAACGCGAATAATCAGTACAAGCAGCTGAAAGAGGCTGGCCAAGCGGTCACGCTGCGCACGTCCGGCAGACCCCATACATCCGTGCCATCGGCCAATGTAGCGGGTATTATCGAAGGAACAGACCCTAAGCTCAAGGATGAATATGTGATCCTATCGGCGCATTTTGACCACGTTGGCGTTGGGAAGCAGGGGGGGAGTGCCTACCAGCCCAGCGACAGCATCTTCAACGGCGCGCGGGATAACGCCTTTGGAACGGTTTCTATCCTGGAAGCGGCTAAAGCACTCTCGCAACAGCGGCCCAAACGGTCGATTCTGGTGCTGGCCTTAACGGGTGAAGAGGTCGGTCTGCTGGGTAGTCGTTACTACGCCGAGCACCCACTGGTGCCGCTCAAGCAAACGGTTTTTGATCTCAACACCGATGGCGCGGGCTATAACGACACCACTATTGTTTCAGTCATTGGTCTGGAACGGACAGGGGCGAAAGCTGAAATCGAAACGGCCGCTAAAGCATTCGGTCTGGGCGTATTTGCCGAACCTGCGCCCGAACAGGGTCTCTTCGATCGTTCGGATAATGTCAGCTTTGCCGTCAAAGGTATTCCCGCTCCAACGTTCTCACCTGGTTTCAAAACGTTCGATGAAGCCATTGGCAAATATTATCATCAGGCTATCGATAACCCCGAATCGCTCGATTTTAACTACGTTTACAAGTTTTGCCAGGCGTTCACCTACGCGGCCCGGCTGATCGCCGACCGGCCAATGCGCCCACACTGGTCGGCGGGGGATAAGTATGAAGCGGCTGGAAAAGCCTTGTATGGACAATGA
- a CDS encoding DUF4834 family protein, translating to MLFKYLFIITLIILFVPPVRRFVFYLLVGRQLVKEQKRNGNVHGGRREGEIRVDPRPSNDSDTRYKGGEYVDYEEIK from the coding sequence ATGCTGTTTAAATATCTGTTCATCATCACCCTTATTATTTTGTTCGTACCGCCCGTACGCCGATTTGTTTTTTACCTGCTCGTTGGTCGTCAGCTGGTAAAAGAACAGAAGCGGAACGGCAACGTTCATGGTGGTCGTCGGGAAGGTGAAATTCGGGTAGATCCCCGGCCTTCGAACGATTCCGATACGCGCTATAAAGGTGGTGAATACGTTGATTACGAAGAGATTAAGTGA
- a CDS encoding YbjQ family protein, translating to MRYVLLLLVVVSLTGCFKPMVYLQNKPHYPVDVFYENQRPDRPFDPLQDLELKGEVPLTRRQSANYRMLSRGNDVQQKELLLSRLTVQAKKIGADALVAVRYTYYTSTTDNGYVMTGLAVKYKKEY from the coding sequence ATGAGATATGTACTACTGCTACTGGTCGTGGTAAGCCTGACGGGCTGTTTCAAACCCATGGTCTATCTACAAAATAAACCGCATTACCCCGTAGACGTATTCTACGAGAACCAGCGACCCGACCGGCCATTTGACCCGTTACAGGACCTGGAATTGAAAGGGGAAGTGCCCCTGACACGACGGCAGTCGGCCAATTACCGAATGCTCAGCCGGGGTAATGATGTGCAGCAGAAGGAGTTGCTGCTATCGAGATTAACCGTGCAGGCCAAAAAAATCGGCGCAGACGCACTCGTAGCCGTTCGTTATACGTATTACACGTCTACGACCGACAACGGCTATGTGATGACTGGCCTCGCGGTGAAATACAAGAAAGAATACTGA
- the purN gene encoding phosphoribosylglycinamide formyltransferase, whose product MKRIAIFASGSGSNAEQIASYFADSTDVDVSLIVSNNAKAGVIDRARRLHIPVLLFDRKTFYETDRITQLLQKQAIDLIVLAGFMWLMPGDLVRAFPDRIINIHPALLPKFGGKGMYGHFVHEAVVAAGETESGITIHYVNERYDEGQIIFQASCPVVATDTPEDVARKIQVLEHMHYPRIVADVLKNID is encoded by the coding sequence TTGAAACGTATCGCCATTTTTGCCTCCGGTTCCGGCTCGAACGCTGAACAAATTGCCTCGTATTTTGCTGACAGTACGGACGTTGACGTGTCGCTGATCGTCTCAAACAATGCCAAAGCGGGGGTTATTGACCGTGCCCGACGGCTTCACATTCCCGTGCTTTTGTTTGACCGAAAGACGTTTTATGAGACCGACCGGATCACGCAGCTTCTCCAGAAACAGGCGATTGATTTGATCGTACTGGCTGGATTCATGTGGCTAATGCCGGGCGATCTGGTTCGTGCTTTTCCCGATAGAATTATTAATATTCACCCGGCTTTATTGCCTAAATTTGGTGGAAAGGGCATGTACGGCCACTTTGTGCACGAAGCGGTAGTTGCGGCTGGCGAAACCGAATCAGGCATTACGATTCATTACGTAAATGAGCGGTACGATGAGGGTCAAATCATCTTTCAGGCCAGTTGCCCGGTCGTCGCGACGGATACGCCGGAGGATGTTGCCCGGAAGATACAGGTTCTTGAGCATATGCATTACCCCCGAATCGTGGCCGACGTTCTGAAAAATATTGATTAG